Genomic DNA from Parus major isolate Abel unplaced genomic scaffold, Parus_major1.1 Scaffold647, whole genome shotgun sequence:
cttggaagggaccttaaacccCAGCAATTCCCAccccatccatgggcagggacagttATCCCAAAGGTGGGAGGAAttccatccccaaatcccagtcCCTCCATGGGGGATTCCCTGGGATTCCCGGTGGGATTCCCTGGGATTCCCGGTGGGGTTCCCGGTGGGATTCCCTGGGATTCCCAATGGAATTCCCGGTGGGATTCCCAGTGGGATTCCTGGTGGGATTCCCGGTGGGGTTCCTGGTGGGATTCCTGGTGGGGTTCCCGGTGGGATTCCCTGGGATTCCCGGTGGGGTTCCCGGTGGGATTCCCGGTGGGATTCCCGGTGGGATTCCTGGTGGGATTCCTGGTGGGATTCCTGGTGggattccctggaattcccGGTGGGATTCCCTGGGATTCCCGGTGTGATTCCCGGTGGAATTCCTGGTGTGATTCCTGGTGTGATTCCCGGTGGAATTCCTGGTGGGATTCCTGGTGTGATTCCTGGTGTGATTCCCGGTGGAATTCCCGGTGGgattccctggaattcctggtGGGATTCCCTGGGATTCCCGGTGGGGTTCCCGGTGGTACCTCGTGCTCCAGGGAGCTGTACTCGCCCTCGGTCTGCTCGCGGATGATCACCAGGTCCAGGTTGTTGTGCCGGGTCTGGTACCCCGGGAGGCTCTTGACGTGCACCACGTTGGCAAACAGGTCCAGCTTCCTCCTGGGGCATGGGGACACTGTCacctgctggggacaggctggggacaggctggggacagagtgtCACCTCCTGGGGCATGGGGACAGCGTGTCacctgctggggacaggctggggacactgtcacctgctggggacacagctggggacaggctggggacacagtgtcacctcctggggacacggctggggacaccctgctgcagggacagctcctggcaTTGTCCTGCAGGAGTTGAGCTTCTCATTAACccattaattattaattaatggggtttcccctctgcagggacagctcctggcaTTGTCCATCAGGAGTTGAGCTTCTTATTAActcattaattattaattaatggggtttttcctctgcagaaatggCTCCTGGCATTGTCCCTCAGGAGTTGATCTTCTCATTAACTCAATTATTAACTAATTgggttttccagctctggaaaactCCAGGATTTCCAGGGAACCAGCATCAGCCAACAGGGGCAGCTCCCGGCTACGGAGTTTTGCCTAGCAATAActcattaattattaattaataataactcattaattattaattaatgttttttttccccactgattGTTCAGTGGGAATTTCCAGGGAACCAGGATCAGCTCCCAGCCATGGAGGATCCCTGAGGAGTTTTGCTTCCCAATTCATCAATTAAATCTATTATAAACCaaatctaaaataattaaatattaattaatatttccataAATTCATATTAAAGATTAATATATAATATCAATAACTAATATAATAACAAACCAGCATATTAATAGAATATAATAGTATATCAATatgtattattaatatattaatatgcaatataaaattatatataattatataattatatattataattatacaatataatatatattattatatattataaacatataatatatattattatatattataaacatataatatataaaataatctataatatatattagtatataaataatatacaataaacatatatttactataattaatattaattacttaatataaaatttttattataattaatactATATTaacaatatataataatatcTAATAATATACCATATTATATTAATAGTGTATTATTAGTATATTAGATTAATTGTATATATTATATGCAATTAAATACAATATATTGCCATTActatattattaataaaatattaatataactACAATAATACGTtgttattatattaataatgaaaaattaatgaaatatataaaaatattaatgcatcTATATAATGttgataaatattaattatcattaattaattatattaataattactaatatttaattattagcTTTCCCCCCCACTCCAGGTCCCACCCCCCTGCAGACCCCCAGGGCCAGCTCAGGGCTGTCATTAATTAGTGATTAATTAAggcctgtgccagcccctcaCCTGAGCCTCATGTCGTAGGACGCCAGGTCTCCCTTGTACTCCATGGGCGTGTGGATCTTCCCTGCGGGACAGAGCGGGGTCAGAACNNNNNNNN
This window encodes:
- the LOC107199392 gene encoding circumsporozoite protein-like, with protein sequence MAALSAGRAAAAGLLRAQSLGVWRGLGTAAPLLQQAQAKSHSAKAEGTFQVTMLPGDGVGPELMHAVKEVFKAGNVPVIFDEHHLSEVQNTASEEKLDRVVDSMKESKVALIGKIHTPMEYKGDLASYDMRLRRKLDLFANVVHVKSLPGYQTRHNNLDLVIIREQTEGEYSSLEHEVPPGTPPGIPGNPTRNSRESHREFHRESHQESHQESHQEFHRESHQESHQEFHRESHRESQGIPPGIPGNPTRNPTRNPTRNPTGNPTGNPTGNPTGNPRESHREPHQESHQEPHRESHQESHWESHREFHWESQGIPPGTPPGIPGNPTGNPRESPMEGLGFGDGIPPTFGITVPAHGWGGNCWGLRSL